In Bacillus toyonensis BCT-7112, a single window of DNA contains:
- a CDS encoding metal-sensitive transcriptional regulator, with protein MEYNQDMKNRLKRIEGQVRGVLRMMEEGKDCREVITQLTASRSALDRTIGLVVGTNLEQCLREQFESGNGSNEELIKEAVQLLVKSR; from the coding sequence GTGGAATACAATCAAGATATGAAAAATAGATTAAAACGTATTGAAGGCCAAGTGCGCGGTGTGCTTCGTATGATGGAAGAAGGAAAAGATTGCCGAGAGGTTATTACACAGTTAACGGCATCTCGTTCTGCATTAGATCGTACAATTGGATTAGTTGTTGGAACAAATTTAGAGCAATGTTTGCGTGAACAGTTTGAAAGTGGCAATGGTTCAAATGAAGAGTTAATTAAAGAAGCCGTTCAATTACTTGTAAAAAGCCGATAA
- a CDS encoding DUF3238 domain-containing protein — protein MTNIVKIRASVFIPMPWTEAKKDMETGKAIQFEGDSREFTPHTVNTMRSRVEQEVVVDFYKEEVFSYANTGITTEKVTNPDGSVSKRTGKASTENIVCTDITWNSEGVQFKMSASASNPLNVYAPPVDYVLNVCVKQDGSIDIQGEHDGFPCFEFYKQVDFGSFEKIYTHDFRETGDTAAALGGDMDYLFTKSL, from the coding sequence ATGACTAATATCGTAAAAATTAGAGCGAGTGTATTTATTCCAATGCCTTGGACGGAAGCTAAGAAGGATATGGAAACAGGAAAAGCAATCCAATTCGAAGGTGATTCACGTGAATTTACACCACATACGGTAAATACTATGCGCTCTAGAGTTGAGCAAGAGGTTGTAGTGGATTTTTATAAAGAAGAAGTGTTTTCATATGCAAATACGGGTATTACGACAGAGAAGGTTACAAATCCAGATGGTTCTGTGAGTAAAAGAACAGGGAAAGCAAGTACAGAAAATATTGTGTGCACTGATATCACATGGAATTCTGAAGGTGTGCAATTCAAAATGAGTGCGAGTGCAAGTAATCCATTAAATGTATATGCACCTCCTGTGGATTATGTATTAAATGTATGTGTGAAACAGGATGGTAGTATTGATATTCAAGGAGAGCATGATGGATTCCCTTGTTTTGAATTTTATAAGCAAGTAGATTTCGGTTCATTTGAAAAAATATATACACATGATTTTAGAGAAACTGGTGATACAGCTGCAGCGTTAGGTGGCGATATGGATTATCTTTTTACAAAGAGTTTATAA